The following coding sequences lie in one Zingiber officinale cultivar Zhangliang chromosome 2B, Zo_v1.1, whole genome shotgun sequence genomic window:
- the LOC122045322 gene encoding protein IQ-domain 26-like isoform X2, giving the protein MGRATRWLKGLWSGKKETKEPGDCSGVHISVEDRREKKRWSFAKPGRATSEVVLGQNGATAAAVEAALFRSFYADSEKEQSKHAIAVAAAQAAVAVVRLTSQGRGGGLFVNACERSAVKIQRAFRGYLARKALRALRALVKLQALVRGYLVRKQAAATLHSMQALIRAQAAVRAQRTRNLVRNDRRLPPEFRPRRSVEKFDEIRSENMTTFHRRRLSAGLDNAANGFDWSPKVVEIDTFRPKSRSSRRSTNPSVPDPADDWHSSSISSPLLSCHIPARIPVSDCCNFQDFDCKCRPATAQSTPRCYMSNNAPPTPAKSACGALRRPTNVPCSPNYMASTQSFEAKSRSQSAPKQRPEAAATRRRLPLTEAMLESRASLSGVGMQRSCARAQEAFNFKSAVVGRLDRCSEPQREFFYLRRK; this is encoded by the exons ATGGGGCGGGCGACGCGGTGGCTAAAAGGCCTTTGGAGCGGGAAGAAGGAGACGAAAGAGCCAGGCGACTGCTCCGGGGTCCATATCAGCGTCGAGGACAGAAGGGAGAAGAAAAGGTGGAGCTTCGCGAAGCCGGGCAGAGCCACATCGGAGGTGGTGCTCGGCCAGAACGGTGCGACAGCTGCAGCGGTGGAGGCGGCGTTGTTCCGGTCGTTCTACGCCGATAGTGAGAAGGAGCAGAGCAAGCACGCCATT GCGGTGGCGGCAGCCCAGGCAGCGGTTGCCGTCGTTCGACTCACAAGCCAGGGAAGGGGCGGCGGCCTTTTCGTCAACGCCTGTGAACGCTCGGCAGTGAAGATCCAGAGAGCATTCAGGGGCTACTTG GCGAGGAAAGCACTCAGAGCTCTGAGAGCATTGGTTAAGCTGCAGGCCTTAGTGAGAGGCTATCTCGTACGCAAGCAAGCCGCTGCAACTCTTCACAGTATGCAGGCTCTCATCAGAGCTCAGGCCGCCGTCCGAGCTCAGCGAACTCGCAATCTTGTCCGTAACGATCGGAGGTTACCGCCAGAGTTCCGTCCTCGACGATCTGTA GAAAAGTTTGATGAGATACGGAGCGAGAACATGACGACATTCCACCGGCGGCGGCTCTCCGCGGGTCTCGATAACGCTGCTAATGGCTTCGACTGGAGCCCAAAGGTGGTGGAGATCGACACCTTCCGCCCCAAGTCGCGATCTTCTCGACGGAGCACCAACCCGTCCGTTCCCGACCCCGCCGACGACTGGCACTCGAGTTCCATATCCTCCCCGCTGCTCTCCTGCCACATCCCGGCTCGCATTCCCGTCTCAGACTGCTGCAACTTCCAGGACTTCGACTGCAAATGCCGGCCCGCGACGGCTCAGAGCACGCCCCGCTGCTACATGAGCAACAATGCGCCCCCAACTCCGGCGAAAAGCGCGTGCGGCGCGCTACGGCGGCCCACCAACGTCCCCTGCTCCCCTAACTACATGGCCAGCACGCAGTCGTTCGAGGCCAAGTCGAGGTCGCAGAGCGCGCCCAAGCAGCGGCCGGAGGCAGCCGCGACAAGGCGGCGGCTCCCGTTGACCGAGGCGATGCTGGAATCGAGGGCCAGCCTGAGCGGCGTCGGAATGCAGAGGTCGTGCGCTCGCGCTCAAGAGGCCTTCAACTTCAAGAGCGCCGTCGTCGGCCGGCTCGACAGGTGCTCCGAGCCACAGAGGGAATTCTTCTACCTGCGAAGAAAATGA
- the LOC122045322 gene encoding protein IQ-domain 26-like isoform X1 has translation MGRATRWLKGLWSGKKETKEPGDCSGVHISVEDRREKKRWSFAKPGRATSEVVLGQNGATAAAVEAALFRSFYADSEKEQSKHAIAVAAATAAAADAAVAAAQAAVAVVRLTSQGRGGGLFVNACERSAVKIQRAFRGYLARKALRALRALVKLQALVRGYLVRKQAAATLHSMQALIRAQAAVRAQRTRNLVRNDRRLPPEFRPRRSVEKFDEIRSENMTTFHRRRLSAGLDNAANGFDWSPKVVEIDTFRPKSRSSRRSTNPSVPDPADDWHSSSISSPLLSCHIPARIPVSDCCNFQDFDCKCRPATAQSTPRCYMSNNAPPTPAKSACGALRRPTNVPCSPNYMASTQSFEAKSRSQSAPKQRPEAAATRRRLPLTEAMLESRASLSGVGMQRSCARAQEAFNFKSAVVGRLDRCSEPQREFFYLRRK, from the exons ATGGGGCGGGCGACGCGGTGGCTAAAAGGCCTTTGGAGCGGGAAGAAGGAGACGAAAGAGCCAGGCGACTGCTCCGGGGTCCATATCAGCGTCGAGGACAGAAGGGAGAAGAAAAGGTGGAGCTTCGCGAAGCCGGGCAGAGCCACATCGGAGGTGGTGCTCGGCCAGAACGGTGCGACAGCTGCAGCGGTGGAGGCGGCGTTGTTCCGGTCGTTCTACGCCGATAGTGAGAAGGAGCAGAGCAAGCACGCCATTGCGGTTGCGGCGGCCACCGCCGCAGCTGCCGATGCGGCGGTGGCGGCAGCCCAGGCAGCGGTTGCCGTCGTTCGACTCACAAGCCAGGGAAGGGGCGGCGGCCTTTTCGTCAACGCCTGTGAACGCTCGGCAGTGAAGATCCAGAGAGCATTCAGGGGCTACTTG GCGAGGAAAGCACTCAGAGCTCTGAGAGCATTGGTTAAGCTGCAGGCCTTAGTGAGAGGCTATCTCGTACGCAAGCAAGCCGCTGCAACTCTTCACAGTATGCAGGCTCTCATCAGAGCTCAGGCCGCCGTCCGAGCTCAGCGAACTCGCAATCTTGTCCGTAACGATCGGAGGTTACCGCCAGAGTTCCGTCCTCGACGATCTGTA GAAAAGTTTGATGAGATACGGAGCGAGAACATGACGACATTCCACCGGCGGCGGCTCTCCGCGGGTCTCGATAACGCTGCTAATGGCTTCGACTGGAGCCCAAAGGTGGTGGAGATCGACACCTTCCGCCCCAAGTCGCGATCTTCTCGACGGAGCACCAACCCGTCCGTTCCCGACCCCGCCGACGACTGGCACTCGAGTTCCATATCCTCCCCGCTGCTCTCCTGCCACATCCCGGCTCGCATTCCCGTCTCAGACTGCTGCAACTTCCAGGACTTCGACTGCAAATGCCGGCCCGCGACGGCTCAGAGCACGCCCCGCTGCTACATGAGCAACAATGCGCCCCCAACTCCGGCGAAAAGCGCGTGCGGCGCGCTACGGCGGCCCACCAACGTCCCCTGCTCCCCTAACTACATGGCCAGCACGCAGTCGTTCGAGGCCAAGTCGAGGTCGCAGAGCGCGCCCAAGCAGCGGCCGGAGGCAGCCGCGACAAGGCGGCGGCTCCCGTTGACCGAGGCGATGCTGGAATCGAGGGCCAGCCTGAGCGGCGTCGGAATGCAGAGGTCGTGCGCTCGCGCTCAAGAGGCCTTCAACTTCAAGAGCGCCGTCGTCGGCCGGCTCGACAGGTGCTCCGAGCCACAGAGGGAATTCTTCTACCTGCGAAGAAAATGA
- the LOC122048992 gene encoding transcription factor MYBS3-like: protein MARRCSHCSNNGHNSRTCRSRGAAGGVRIFGVRLAEGAGAMRNSASMGCLNSAATPSNASASSSANPSGEHHADAVAGYASDDAPASICRKKGVPWTEEEHSMFLVGLRRLGRGNWRGISRNFVGTKTPTQVASHAQKYFMRQSNASIRKRRSSLFDMQIEQIPVHEDHPPNEPNNTNHPATLHVSKQEGTSIWEASATKHAPELSESIHPDHQNSIAMMPAIYTTFVPVQIPFWTTRGSHEIVKPIPVVAKEALNIEGLVGLADPSALSLKLVGSSDSLQSAFHTKYSVPLPDLNQSSASPIHI, encoded by the exons ATGGCGAGGCGGTGCTCGCACTGCAGCAACAACGGGCACAACTCACGCACGTGTCGGTCGCGCGGCGCCGCGGGCGGCGTGCGGATCTTCGGGGTTCGCCTCGCGGAGGGGGCGGGGGCGATGAGGAACAGCGCTAGCATGGGATGCCTTAACTCCGCGGCCACCCCCTCCAACGCCTCCGCTTCTTCCTCGGCCAATCCATCAGGAGAACACCACGCCGACGCCGTTGCGGGCTATGCCTCCGATGACGCCCCTGCTTCGATTTGCCGAAAAAAAG GTGTGCCATGGACTGAAGAAGAGCATTCAATGTTCCTTGTGGGTCTTCGAAGGCTAGGAAGAGGCAATTGGCGTGGAATTTCTCGTAACTTTGTTGGTACCAAGACCCCAACACAAGTTGCAAGCCATGCCCAGAAGTATTTCATGCGACAGAGTAATGCATCAATAAGAAAGAGACGCTCGAGCCTATTTGACATG CAAATTGAGCAAATCCCAGTCCATGAGGACCACCCTCCTAATGAACCAAATAACACAAATCACCCGGCAACACTGCATGTCAGCAAACAAGAAGGAACTAGTATTTGGGAAGCTTCAGCAACCAAACATGCTCCAGAACTATCAGAAAGCATCCATCCTGATCATCAAAACTCCATAGCAATGATGCCTGCAATCTACACCACTTTTGTTCCGGTGCAAATACCATTTTGGACGACGAGGGGTTCTCATGAGATCGTAAAACCAATTCCAGTCGTCGCAAAGGAAGCACTGAACATAGAAGGCCTAGTCGGCCTTGCAGACCCTTCTGCTCTTTCCCTCAAATTAGTAGGATCTTCTGATTCACTGCAGTCTGCCTTTCACACTAAATATTCTGTTCCTCTGCCTGATCTGAACCAAAGTAGTGCCAGCCCTATCCATATATAA